The Salminus brasiliensis chromosome 8, fSalBra1.hap2, whole genome shotgun sequence genome has a window encoding:
- the txndc9 gene encoding thioredoxin domain-containing protein 9 has translation MASQSMEIVAKALEHQMLHSARLVEEQLDAELDKLERMDEDELERLKERRLEALKKAQKQKQEWLSKGHGEYREIPSEKDFFSEVKDSKNVVCHFYRDSTFRCKIVDKHLNVLAKKHLETKFIKLNVEKAPFLSERLRIKVIPTLALVKDGKTKDYVVGFADLGNTDEFSTEMLEWRLGCSDIINYSGNLLERPAIVQKPGSKFTKVEKKTIRGKGYDSDSESDDD, from the exons ATGGCCAGCCAGTCAATGGAGATTGTAGCTAAGGCGCTGGAGCACCAGATGCTGCACTCAGCACGGCTTGTTGAGGAGCAGCTGGATGCTGAGCTGGATAAGCTAGAGCGAATGGATGAGGACGAACTGGAGCGTCTCAAGGAGAGGCGGCTGGAGGCCCTCAAGAAAgcacagaaacagaagcag GAGTGGCTATCTAAAGGTCATGGTGAATACAGAGAAATCCCAAGCGAGAAAGACTTCTTTAGTGAGGTCAAAGACAGCAAGAATGTTGTTTGCCATTTCTACAGGGACTCCACTTTCAG ATGCAAAATTGTAGACAAACACTTGAATGTCCTGGCAAAGAAACATCTGGAGACAAAGTTCATCAAGCTGAATGTGGAGAAGGCTCCGTTCCTATCTGAGAGGCTTAGGATTAAAGTCATCCCCACACTGGCACTGGTGAAAGACGGGAAAACGAAGGACTATGTTGTGGGCTTCGCTGATCTAGGTAACACAGATGAGTTCTCCACTGAAATGCTGGAGTGGAGACTGGGCTGTTCAGACATCATTAACTATAG TGGGAATCTTTTGGAGCGACCTGCTATTGTACAGAAACCAGGATCAAAGTTTACCAAGGTGGAGAAAAAAACAATCAGAGGGAAAGGATATGACTCAGACTCCGAATCTGATGATGATTAG
- the mitd1 gene encoding MIT domain-containing protein 1, translated as MALNCLPGMETSAISVLRRAVELDQSSRFQESLVCYQEGIQLLMDVLKAVKDDSKKVHYREKIKGYMDRAEQIKMHLNKVKEEGKYHEQIKIADNATGFSYENLFKPYIREGLTEVWVEDPYIRHVHQLYNFLRFCEMLLKAKCNVKKIHLLTSQDEDSASQQASALAEIQQSLQSQNVCLDIAHSSTIHDREIRFDNGWIIKIGRGLDYFKKPKGRFSIGYCDYDLRECHETTVDIFHTKHTKTM; from the exons atggCCCTGAACTGCCTCCCCGGTATGGAAACCTCAGCCATCTCTGTCCTCAGGAGAGCCGTGGAGCTTGATCAGAGTTCACGCTTTCAGGAATCTCTTGTGTGCTACCAGGAGGGCATCCAGTTACTGATGGATGTGCTGAAAG CGGTGAAGGATGACTCCAAAAAAGTCCACTACAGAGAGAAGATTAAAGGTTACATGGATCGAGCTGAGCAGATAAAAATGCACCTGAACAAAGTGAAAGAAG AGGGAAAATACCATGAACAGATAAAAATTGCAGACAATGCCACTGGCTTCAGCTATGAGAACCTTTTCAAGCCATATATCAGAGAAGGGCTTACTGAGGTCTGGGTTGAGGATCCTTACATACGCCACGTGCACCAG cTGTACAACTTCCTGCGTTTCTGTGAGATGCTGCTGAAAGCCAAATGTAATGTTAAGAAGATTCATCTCCTGACCTCCCAAGATGAA GATAGCGCCTCTCAGCAGGCCAGTGCCCTAGCAGAAATCCAGCAGTCCTTGCAGAGTCAGAATGTTTGTCTGGACATTGCGCATTCGTCCACTATTCACGACAGGGAGATAAG ATTTGATAATGGTTGGATCATCAAGATTGGCAGGGGGCTCGATTATTTCAAGAAACCTAAG GGCCGCTTCTCTATTGGCTACTGTGATTATGATTTGAGAGAGTGCCACGAGACTACAGTGGATATTTTTCACACTAAGCACACCAAGACGATGTGA
- the mrpl30 gene encoding large ribosomal subunit protein uL30m, protein MAGLCRILHLSAPVWVKTLPEAVTSWPLHMVCRSKFTKYHIPPEVFEERSKEYEKYGGDPEQPHKLHIVTRVRSTKRKPYWEKKVVKSLGLMKAHEPRIHKNTPSVNNQLKIIKHLVKIEPLKLPYGLPSEEEMADSYLNSRGELVVRRLQTPVEQKPVES, encoded by the exons ATGGCAGGTCTGTGTCGAATCCTACACCTATCAGCCCCAGTTTGGGTTAAG ACTCTCCCCGAAGCAGTCACATCATGGCCATTGCACATGGTTTGTCGCAGCAAGTTTACAAAATATCACATTCCCCCAGAG GTATTTGAAGAGCGATCAAAAGAGTATGAGAAGTATGGTGGTGATCCAGAGCAACCACATAAGCTACACATAGTTACCCGTGTCAGGAGCACAAAGCGAAAACCTTACTGGGAAAAGAAGGTGGTGAAGAGTTTGGGATTAATGAAG GCACACGAGCCCAGAATACATAAGAATACACCATCAGTGAATAACCAACTGAAAATCATTAAGCATCTTGTCAA AATTGAACCCTTGAAGCTTCCTTATGGACTTCCTTCAGAGGAAGAGATGGCAGACTCCTATCTAAACAGCAGAGGGGAGCTGGTGGTGAGACGTCTTCAAACACCTGTGGAACAGAAACCCGTCGAGTCATAG